Proteins from one Choloepus didactylus isolate mChoDid1 chromosome 4, mChoDid1.pri, whole genome shotgun sequence genomic window:
- the INAFM2 gene encoding putative transmembrane protein INAFM2, whose amino-acid sequence MKERDAAPAERGKPATYTGDKKAKMAAKTNKKWVRLATVFAYVLSVSLAAIVLAVYYSLIWQPVGAGTSGGAAGLHPGGSNATGPSGTSGAAAGPNATGSSRREAPRDAPPLQAVRPAPPEPSADSPPAGPLERPQGPDADEEEAAAAPGSR is encoded by the coding sequence ATGAAGGAGCGCGACGCGGCCCCGGCCGAGCGGGGCAAGCCGGCCACCTACACCGGGGACAAGAAGGCGAAGATGGCGGCCAAGACCAACAAGAAGTGGGTCCGGCTCGCCACCGTGTTCGCCTACGTGCTCTCGGTGTCTCTGGCCGCCATCGTGCTCGCCGTCTACTACAGCCTCATCTGGCAGCCGGTCGGCGCCGGGACCTCGGGGGGAGCCGCCGGGCTGCACCCGGGCGGTTCCAACGCCACCGGCCCGTCCGGGACTTCGGGGGCGGCGGCGGGGCCCAACGCCACGGGGTCGTCCCGCCGCGAGGCGCCGCGCGACGCACCCCCGCTGCAGGCGGTGCGACCCGCGCCTCCGGAGCCCTCTGCCGACAGCCCCCCGGCCGGGCCACTAGAGCGGCCGCAGGGGCCGGACGCCGACGAGGAGGAAGCGGCGGCGGCGCCCGGGAGCCGCTGA